In Sphingobacteriales bacterium, a single window of DNA contains:
- a CDS encoding DUF4197 domain-containing protein, which translates to MKKIYIIFIFTTFLLGGCDLLQNLTLSDIQKNINTVKPLTNEEVISGLKEALKIGTGNAISILNKTNGFYGDPLVKILFPPEAQYVADKLYSIGMGKLVDDFIKKMNEGAEAAVVKAGPIFTNAIMTMSFTDAMGILKGPDNAATQYFKDKTSAQLAAAFKPEVQAVLNQLQVTKYWDDVTTAYNKIPFTKKVETDLAKYVTEKAMDGLFLKLAGEEQKIRHDPVARTTDILKRVFGSLDK; encoded by the coding sequence ATGAAAAAAATATACATCATTTTTATTTTCACGACATTTTTACTGGGAGGGTGCGACCTGCTTCAAAATCTTACCTTATCCGATATTCAGAAAAATATCAATACAGTTAAGCCGTTGACAAATGAAGAAGTCATCAGCGGACTGAAAGAAGCGCTTAAAATAGGTACCGGAAATGCTATCAGCATCCTCAACAAAACAAATGGCTTTTATGGCGACCCTTTGGTAAAGATTCTGTTTCCACCTGAAGCTCAGTATGTTGCTGATAAGCTTTATTCTATAGGCATGGGAAAACTGGTAGATGATTTTATCAAAAAGATGAATGAAGGTGCGGAGGCAGCCGTGGTAAAAGCCGGGCCTATATTTACCAATGCTATCATGACCATGAGTTTTACTGACGCGATGGGTATTCTGAAAGGCCCCGACAATGCAGCCACCCAATATTTTAAAGACAAAACATCTGCACAGCTTGCAGCTGCCTTCAAACCTGAAGTTCAGGCTGTACTCAACCAGCTTCAGGTAACCAAATACTGGGATGATGTAACGACTGCCTATAATAAAATTCCTTTTACCAAAAAAGTTGAAACCGATCTGGCAAAATATGTAACCGAAAAAGCCATGGATGGCCTTTTTCTGAAACTTGCCGGTGAAGAGCAGAAAATTCGCCATGATCCTGTTGCCCGAACCACCGATATACTGAAAAGGGTTTTCGGCTCATTAGACAAATAA